One window of bacterium genomic DNA carries:
- a CDS encoding DUF1203 domain-containing protein encodes MSKFRIVPLPAELAARIRQSRWDDFGNAVIEQIATGYGPCRLSLQPFVPGKDRRLLFSHSPFTQQNAFNQNGPVFIHAEPVEPYGDLHRFPAAIKADKVNFPLALLGYSAQQRMVFTTLVGEADVDELIARIFAEHPEVEFLHARNAEACCYICTIARA; translated from the coding sequence ATGAGCAAATTTCGCATCGTTCCACTTCCGGCCGAATTGGCTGCCCGAATCCGCCAATCGCGCTGGGATGATTTTGGCAATGCCGTCATCGAACAGATCGCCACGGGCTACGGCCCCTGCCGGCTCTCGCTGCAGCCTTTTGTGCCGGGCAAGGATCGGCGCCTGCTCTTCAGCCACTCGCCGTTCACGCAACAGAATGCTTTCAATCAAAACGGCCCGGTGTTCATTCATGCCGAGCCGGTGGAACCCTACGGCGACCTCCACCGCTTCCCCGCGGCGATCAAAGCGGACAAGGTGAATTTTCCCCTGGCGCTGCTGGGATACAGCGCTCAGCAGCGCATGGTGTTCACGACGCTGGTCGGCGAGGCTGACGTGGATGAATTGATCGCCCGGATTTTTGCGGAACATCCGGAGGTGGAATTTCTGCATGCCCGCAACGCCGAGGCCTGCTGTTACATCTGCACAATTGCGCGCGCGTGA